One segment of Pseudanabaena sp. FACHB-2040 DNA contains the following:
- a CDS encoding ATPase domain-containing protein yields MSIDRLSTGISGLNEILYGGYVPGCAYLVRGGPGTGKTTLGMHFLTSGVANGEPVLFITLAETVAQLQRTAEGLDFDTQGITFLDLSPTSEFFAQVQTYDIFSPAEVEREPTTQRIVEQVETLKPQRIFIDSMTQFRYLATDTFQFRKQVLSFLRFLTEQDTTVLFTSEHSIEAPDDDLQFMSDGVLSLDFNEGARTLSVSKFRGSDFRDGSHSLRLTSNGMQLFPRLLPEVFGAAITTETISSGIPEVDELLHGGIERSTITILSGPSGVGKSTLGLQFMKEAAGRGERSVIYTFEENRETLLHRAVGVNVPVHAMQERGTLSIVQIEPLHYTPDEFASLVRQEVEHQQVRIVMIDSVSGYRLSVRGEDLTPHLHALCKYLQNMGVAVLLINEVESITGEFRATEIGISYLADTIIFLRYLEIQGELRRVIGVLKKRMSDFEKTLREFKISRYGIKVGTPLKQLRGILTGIPELLEGE; encoded by the coding sequence ATGTCTATCGATCGTCTATCTACAGGAATTTCGGGACTAAACGAAATTCTTTACGGCGGCTATGTTCCCGGTTGTGCTTACCTAGTTCGGGGGGGACCAGGCACCGGCAAAACAACGTTGGGAATGCACTTTTTAACGTCGGGGGTGGCAAACGGCGAACCTGTTTTGTTTATTACGCTGGCAGAAACTGTCGCCCAACTCCAAAGAACGGCTGAAGGATTGGACTTTGACACTCAAGGCATCACCTTTCTTGACCTTAGCCCGACTTCCGAATTTTTTGCTCAGGTGCAGACCTACGATATTTTCTCACCTGCTGAAGTAGAGCGCGAACCGACGACCCAGCGCATTGTGGAGCAAGTCGAAACCCTAAAGCCACAGCGAATTTTCATTGATTCGATGACGCAGTTTCGCTACCTGGCTACAGATACCTTCCAATTTCGCAAACAGGTACTGTCGTTTCTACGATTTTTGACAGAGCAAGACACGACGGTTCTATTTACTTCAGAACATAGCATCGAAGCCCCTGACGATGATTTGCAGTTCATGAGCGATGGAGTCCTCAGTTTGGATTTCAATGAGGGCGCTCGCACTTTGAGTGTTTCTAAGTTTCGAGGGAGTGATTTTCGAGACGGCTCTCACAGTCTTCGCCTCACTAGTAACGGAATGCAGCTGTTTCCAAGATTGCTGCCCGAAGTGTTTGGAGCAGCGATTACAACGGAAACCATTTCCTCTGGGATTCCAGAAGTTGACGAACTGCTGCATGGTGGCATTGAGCGCAGCACGATCACGATCCTCAGCGGGCCTAGTGGCGTGGGAAAGAGTACCCTAGGGCTTCAGTTTATGAAAGAGGCGGCCGGACGGGGAGAGCGATCGGTGATTTACACCTTTGAGGAAAACAGGGAAACGCTGTTGCATCGGGCTGTAGGCGTCAATGTTCCGGTTCACGCGATGCAGGAGCGCGGCACCCTCTCGATCGTGCAAATCGAACCGCTTCACTACACACCCGACGAATTTGCTAGCCTCGTGCGACAGGAAGTCGAGCACCAGCAGGTGCGAATTGTCATGATCGATAGTGTGTCTGGCTACCGGCTTTCAGTTCGAGGCGAAGACTTAACGCCTCACCTCCATGCCCTTTGCAAGTATCTGCAAAATATGGGAGTTGCTGTCTTGCTAATCAACGAGGTTGAATCGATTACGGGAGAATTTCGGGCAACTGAAATTGGCATTAGCTATTTAGCAGATACCATTATCTTTCTGCGCTACCTGGAAATACAAGGCGAATTGCGGCGAGTGATTGGTGTGCTCAAAAAGCGGATGAGCGATTTTGAGAAAACATTGCGCGAATTTAAAATCAGTCGCTACGGGATTAAGGTTGGCACTCCGCTCAAGCAGCTTCGAGGCATCCTCACGGGTATCCCCGAACTGCTGGAAGGTGAGTAA
- a CDS encoding PEP-CTERM sorting domain-containing protein (PEP-CTERM proteins occur, often in large numbers, in the proteomes of bacteria that also encode an exosortase, a predicted intramembrane cysteine proteinase. The presence of a PEP-CTERM domain at a protein's C-terminus predicts cleavage within the sorting domain, followed by covalent anchoring to some some component of the (usually Gram-negative) cell surface. Many PEP-CTERM proteins exhibit an unusual sequence composition that includes large numbers of potential glycosylation sites. Expression of one such protein has been shown restore the ability of a bacterium to form floc, a type of biofilm.) produces the protein MTSRKFSLELPVLLAGVLTFVSSLFLQSKAEAFSFVTEIPNSITGQSISSILATDGRFENVGTASLNPSPTLSVDKTVVFSISNNKTPLPISQPGVLTFFDQSDKFVGNELQITSFTDKVFFGLIDPDENNRYDIFLNGTLLFKDKQFLAGTESGIVVLQIDPSETVRVITSVPSNGYLGDDGLGAVALARTQPVPEPTSTLSFLAFGALGAGSTLKRKRVVR, from the coding sequence ATGACTTCACGAAAGTTCTCGCTAGAACTCCCTGTCCTACTAGCTGGAGTTCTCACTTTTGTAAGCAGTCTCTTCCTCCAGAGTAAAGCTGAAGCGTTTAGCTTCGTTACTGAAATTCCTAATTCAATTACAGGACAAAGCATTAGCTCAATTTTAGCTACAGATGGCCGGTTCGAGAATGTTGGCACAGCCAGTCTTAATCCGTCTCCAACTCTTTCAGTTGATAAGACGGTAGTGTTCAGTATATCTAACAATAAAACACCTTTACCTATCTCTCAACCAGGAGTTTTAACCTTTTTCGATCAATCAGATAAGTTTGTTGGGAACGAGCTACAGATTACATCTTTTACGGATAAGGTATTTTTTGGGCTTATAGATCCTGATGAGAACAATCGCTATGACATTTTTCTTAACGGCACTTTACTATTTAAGGATAAACAGTTTCTTGCAGGAACCGAAAGCGGAATCGTTGTATTGCAAATAGATCCTAGTGAGACTGTAAGAGTTATAACCTCAGTCCCATCAAATGGTTATTTAGGAGACGATGGACTAGGCGCTGTTGCCTTAGCCCGCACTCAGCCTGTTCCTGAGCCTACCTCTACATTAAGTTTTCTAGCCTTTGGCGCTCTAGGTGCAGGTTCAACCCTCAAACGCAAAAGGGTAGTGCGTTAA
- a CDS encoding alpha/beta hydrolase, producing MRIGSVAISWLALLLSAVGLFLSLWIVIPAPVFALLPLSVGAPEISPWLLGANAIALLIAGWAGKARLSRIALGLSALALVLSSLPSLQLPAVVQQANLTFQQQLGVDPATPIAAFQPRPFRWRTAFTGIPLPSVRETVGIPFAEPDGVPLTLAVYQPLERAPHPTLIAIYGGAWQRGSPTQDADLNRYLAGQGYTVIAIDYRHAPEYQFPAQLEDVRGAIAFIRAHAAEYDVDPARMAVLGRSAGAHLAMLLAYSDEAPPLRGVVNFYGPVDLATAYRQPPVPDPIDTRAVLTAFLGNGPDQQPERYQQASPLYAVRPQLPPTLMFYGGRDHVVQAQYGRALAQQLLAAGNSALYIKIPWADHAFDAVFNGPSSQLAIYYTERFLAQVLK from the coding sequence ATGCGAATAGGGTCTGTAGCCATTTCTTGGCTGGCTTTGCTGCTTAGCGCAGTTGGGCTATTTCTGAGCCTGTGGATTGTGATTCCGGCCCCGGTCTTTGCGCTGCTGCCGCTCTCGGTTGGGGCTCCCGAAATTAGTCCCTGGCTGCTGGGGGCAAATGCGATCGCACTTCTCATTGCAGGCTGGGCGGGCAAAGCTAGGCTTAGCCGCATTGCTCTGGGTTTGAGTGCCCTGGCCCTAGTTCTTAGCAGCCTGCCCAGTCTGCAGCTACCCGCCGTTGTGCAGCAGGCCAATTTGACCTTTCAGCAGCAGCTTGGGGTTGATCCGGCGACCCCCATAGCAGCCTTTCAGCCCCGTCCCTTTCGCTGGCGTACTGCTTTTACAGGCATCCCCCTGCCATCTGTGCGAGAAACGGTCGGCATTCCCTTTGCTGAACCCGATGGTGTGCCGCTGACTCTGGCCGTGTACCAGCCCCTAGAGCGTGCTCCCCACCCGACTCTAATTGCTATCTACGGCGGCGCATGGCAGCGGGGCAGCCCCACCCAAGATGCCGATTTGAATCGCTACCTAGCCGGGCAGGGCTATACAGTCATCGCCATCGACTATCGCCATGCGCCCGAGTATCAGTTTCCGGCTCAGTTGGAAGATGTGCGGGGTGCGATCGCATTCATTCGCGCCCACGCCGCCGAATACGACGTTGATCCGGCTCGCATGGCAGTGTTGGGTCGTTCTGCTGGGGCGCATTTGGCTATGCTGCTGGCCTACAGCGATGAGGCTCCGCCGCTACGAGGTGTCGTTAACTTCTATGGCCCGGTCGATTTGGCGACGGCCTACCGCCAGCCGCCGGTGCCCGACCCAATTGATACCCGCGCTGTCTTAACGGCCTTTTTGGGCAACGGCCCTGACCAACAGCCAGAGCGCTATCAGCAGGCGTCTCCTCTGTATGCAGTGCGGCCTCAGCTGCCGCCTACTCTGATGTTCTACGGCGGGCGCGACCATGTTGTACAGGCCCAATATGGTAGGGCGCTAGCCCAACAGCTTCTAGCGGCGGGCAACTCAGCCCTCTATATCAAAATTCCCTGGGCCGATCATGCTTTTGATGCGGTCTTCAATGGCCCCAGCAGTCAGCTAGCGATCTACTACACTGAGCGATTTTTAGCCCAGGTGCTTAAGTAG
- a CDS encoding filamentous hemagglutinin N-terminal domain-containing protein, protein MIWQTISRPRFILAAIGSGLIGSAIAVLPASAQVTEVIPDGSLGTTVDAFPSTYLIEGGVVRDQNLFHSFETFNVGAGDGVYFFLPPGDLANIFARITGAAASSINGLVSIVQDTGGGFEVPDTNLFLINPYGVVFGEEAALSVGGAFVATTADTLQFGEAGQFSALNQEAPSPLLTVNPSAFLFTQAIPGSIVSTSRADAGTNYFLSPAQGLRVVDGQSLILLGDQVLIDNGGLNAFGGRIELGAIAGTGSVGLAQSGGNLQLSFPAAVERGDIALLNGAQLSVIGPDRGEIALYGRSIDIAGNSEIAAGLGPLAGDESSRAGDIEINATGRLRLSESSDLSNNVYLGLGSTGNIAIAAQTLELLGGSTIAAFTLGQGSSGNITIQAEDTIRLAGTGPSGEISQITSTILIIDPELESTAQIGNVTLQAPKVVMTDGSQLIASSFSPAINAGNIRILASDQFSLSGEGTLIQSITNNSGNAGDVEIQAGSVQVTNDAIITTLTNSTGNAGDVNIRAGSLQISNDAVITTLTNGTGDAGDINLDISGTARFIQGGRLVTATAAQGDAGDIVLRAGEDVIIDGVGRNEDFSGISSSADEGSQGQGGDILVTGRSLFVTQGGIINAATGGTGQGGTLELNLRDLLLVDASNITTLALQSTGGDIVINADRVRLSNSGDISTVVLSGEGGGGNIFMTARSVIALGDSDILAFSVGGSGGNIVLNTPAFFGENFQPAPRGTNPIELDGNDRVDVNASGAIASGAIALPDVSFIQNSLSELPDTVVNPDQLIAGSCIAPTVAGTASLVITGSDSLPAHPGEAAPAPFATGSVQAIPTPTSSAPWQPGDPIVEPNAVTSLANGRLVLARTCLENQ, encoded by the coding sequence ATGATTTGGCAAACTATATCTCGTCCACGGTTTATTTTGGCTGCGATTGGAAGTGGCCTGATCGGGAGTGCGATCGCAGTCTTACCAGCATCGGCCCAGGTGACGGAGGTGATCCCAGACGGATCTCTGGGCACGACCGTAGACGCCTTTCCCTCGACTTATCTGATTGAGGGCGGTGTAGTCCGCGACCAAAATCTGTTTCACAGCTTCGAAACGTTCAATGTGGGGGCTGGAGACGGGGTTTACTTCTTCTTGCCCCCTGGTGATCTGGCCAACATCTTTGCCCGCATTACAGGCGCTGCAGCGTCCTCAATTAATGGCTTGGTCAGCATTGTCCAGGACACAGGGGGCGGGTTCGAGGTGCCAGACACCAACCTATTTTTGATTAACCCCTATGGCGTTGTGTTTGGCGAGGAGGCGGCGCTGAGTGTAGGTGGAGCCTTTGTCGCCACCACTGCCGACACCCTACAGTTTGGCGAAGCAGGTCAGTTTAGCGCCCTCAACCAGGAGGCACCGTCGCCGCTACTGACGGTCAACCCCTCTGCTTTTCTCTTTACTCAAGCAATCCCAGGCTCGATTGTCAGCACCTCTCGCGCCGATGCGGGCACAAACTACTTCTTGAGCCCAGCTCAGGGGCTGCGGGTAGTTGACGGTCAGAGCCTGATTTTGCTGGGAGATCAGGTTTTGATTGATAACGGAGGCTTGAACGCCTTTGGGGGTCGCATTGAGCTAGGTGCGATCGCAGGCACAGGCTCTGTAGGGCTGGCTCAATCTGGGGGCAATCTACAGCTCAGCTTCCCGGCAGCTGTCGAGCGCGGCGACATTGCCCTGCTCAACGGGGCGCAGCTTAGCGTCATTGGCCCAGATCGGGGAGAGATAGCCCTTTATGGCCGCAGCATTGACATCGCTGGAAACAGCGAAATCGCGGCAGGGCTAGGGCCGCTGGCAGGCGATGAAAGCAGCCGGGCAGGCGATATTGAAATCAACGCTACCGGGCGACTGCGGCTATCGGAAAGCAGTGATCTGTCGAACAATGTGTATCTTGGCTTGGGCAGTACGGGCAATATTGCGATCGCAGCCCAAACCCTCGAACTGCTAGGGGGCAGCACCATCGCGGCCTTTACCTTGGGCCAGGGCAGCTCCGGCAACATCACCATTCAAGCCGAAGATACGATTCGCCTCGCTGGCACTGGCCCCAGCGGAGAGATCAGCCAAATCACGTCTACCATCCTTATTATCGATCCCGAACTGGAGAGTACTGCTCAGATTGGCAACGTGACGCTTCAGGCTCCTAAGGTGGTCATGACGGACGGATCGCAGCTAATAGCTTCGTCGTTTTCACCCGCGATTAATGCGGGCAATATCCGGATACTGGCTAGCGACCAGTTCAGCCTCAGCGGCGAAGGCACCTTGATTCAGTCCATCACCAACAATTCAGGCAATGCGGGCGATGTCGAAATTCAGGCTGGTTCAGTCCAGGTCACTAACGACGCGATTATCACCACCTTGACCAACAGCACGGGCAATGCGGGCGATGTGAATATCCGGGCAGGCTCGCTGCAGATTAGCAACGATGCCGTGATTACGACCTTGACCAACGGCACAGGCGATGCGGGCGACATCAATCTCGATATCAGCGGCACCGCTCGCTTTATTCAGGGAGGTCGCCTGGTAACAGCGACGGCTGCCCAGGGTGACGCCGGAGATATTGTCCTGAGAGCAGGCGAGGATGTGATCATCGATGGCGTCGGCCGCAATGAAGACTTCAGCGGGATTTCTAGCTCGGCAGACGAAGGCTCCCAAGGCCAGGGCGGCGATATTCTGGTTACGGGCAGATCGCTCTTTGTCACCCAGGGCGGCATCATCAACGCGGCAACCGGCGGCACTGGCCAGGGCGGCACCCTAGAACTCAACCTGCGAGATCTGTTGCTAGTCGATGCCAGCAACATCACGACGCTAGCTCTGCAGTCTACCGGGGGCGATATCGTCATTAATGCCGACCGGGTGCGCCTCTCAAACAGCGGCGACATTTCCACTGTGGTCTTGAGCGGCGAGGGTGGGGGCGGCAACATCTTCATGACGGCCCGCTCTGTGATTGCGCTGGGCGACAGCGACATCCTGGCCTTTTCTGTGGGCGGCAGCGGCGGCAACATCGTGCTCAATACGCCCGCTTTTTTTGGCGAGAATTTCCAGCCCGCCCCGCGCGGCACCAACCCAATTGAGCTAGACGGCAATGATCGAGTAGATGTGAATGCGAGTGGTGCGATCGCAAGTGGTGCGATCGCGCTGCCCGACGTCAGCTTCATTCAAAACAGCCTAAGCGAACTGCCCGATACCGTGGTTAATCCCGATCAGCTCATTGCTGGCAGCTGCATCGCGCCGACCGTAGCAGGCACCGCCTCTCTAGTCATCACCGGCAGCGACAGCCTGCCGGCCCACCCTGGTGAAGCCGCGCCCGCGCCCTTTGCCACCGGCTCAGTTCAAGCTATTCCAACCCCCACCAGCTCCGCTCCCTGGCAGCCCGGCGACCCCATCGTAGAACCCAACGCGGTGACTTCTCTGGCCAATGGTCGGCTCGTACTGGCCCGAACCTGCCTAGAAAACCAGTAA
- a CDS encoding CHAT domain-containing protein — MFQRWPRRTAALLFLSSLILTLWLGLAPLPGFSQVSRSTAVPGQLVQSGVAAYQSGDYAMAIRHWQAALAAFPVGIALAEQATVQENLARAYQQIGQTPEALNYWEKATAAHRQLGNLAQVSHTLTEQAQVYTSLGQHRRAIALLCLPQGEAGSAMDCAANTALSLAQAAADPVGQAAALGSLGEAYRLRGDYEQALKVLQTGLALVQAHGLDQYQASMLSGLGNTYIRLAQASYRRAASSESLGIIEFAQTLQAQAQAQEAQALTYLQQGLEVARQRQDAGAEVRSHLSLLPLYQRQQRSAEADTSRQRLGQLIGQLPPSRETAYAAITLAKSYQPSRATLNCVPGVHQAEAQRWLEQAQAIAIRIDDDRAASFALGELGHLSQCRGDLPTALSFTQQALWAADQALVSTDSTYLWQWQLGRIYRAQGQQAQALAAYQEAIATLEVIRNDILIADQELQFDFRDTVAPIYRELIALQLEPEGAIALPKQATSVNLEAALTTADSLKLAELQSYFGSDCVIAPISQTRVDQVSASSATTVISSIILPERTALIARFPDGSQQLAWVDDSSLLQKTVVDFRIRLQRYRDPAFDSSSSQQLYAWLIQPFESALQASGTTTLVFVQDGVLRSVPMAALYDGQHYLIERYAVATTPSLTLTDFRPLREENLQALALGLSQSITTADGQSFIPLRNVPTEINTVLTQFPGSQALLNGEFSRERLGQTLAQRPFPLLHVATHGQFGGDPKDTFIVTGKGEKLTFGELERLIRGSSPNAEPLELISLTACETAVGDDRSTLGLAGVAIRAGARSAIASLWTIDDATTAQLVSGFYTGLIKPELNKAQALQAAQKAVIAAGGDGAHPAYWAPLIVVGNWL; from the coding sequence ATGTTTCAGCGTTGGCCTCGCCGCACCGCCGCCCTTCTGTTTTTAAGCAGTCTCATTCTCACGCTCTGGCTGGGGCTGGCCCCACTGCCAGGGTTTTCTCAAGTGAGCAGGAGCACCGCTGTTCCGGGCCAGCTGGTGCAGTCGGGCGTGGCGGCCTACCAGAGCGGCGACTATGCAATGGCGATTCGGCACTGGCAGGCGGCGCTAGCGGCTTTTCCGGTCGGCATTGCTCTGGCAGAACAGGCCACTGTGCAGGAGAACCTGGCCCGCGCCTATCAGCAGATCGGGCAAACCCCAGAAGCCCTGAACTACTGGGAAAAGGCCACGGCGGCCCACAGACAGCTAGGCAACTTGGCACAGGTTAGCCACACGCTGACCGAACAGGCCCAAGTCTATACCAGCCTGGGGCAGCACCGCCGAGCCATTGCCCTACTCTGCCTGCCCCAGGGCGAAGCCGGAAGCGCAATGGACTGCGCGGCCAATACAGCGCTGTCGCTAGCCCAAGCCGCTGCCGATCCGGTAGGACAGGCTGCCGCTTTGGGCAGCCTGGGAGAAGCCTATCGCCTCAGGGGTGACTATGAGCAGGCGCTCAAGGTACTTCAGACCGGGCTGGCCCTGGTGCAGGCTCACGGGCTAGACCAGTATCAGGCCTCTATGCTGAGTGGGTTGGGCAATACCTACATCCGGCTGGCTCAGGCCAGCTATCGGCGGGCAGCTTCGTCTGAAAGCTTGGGCATTATTGAATTTGCTCAAACTTTGCAGGCCCAGGCCCAGGCACAAGAGGCCCAGGCGCTGACCTATCTGCAGCAGGGGCTGGAGGTAGCCCGCCAGCGGCAGGATGCTGGGGCTGAGGTGCGATCGCATCTCAGTCTGCTGCCCCTCTACCAGCGTCAGCAGCGCTCTGCCGAGGCTGACACTAGCCGTCAGCGGCTGGGTCAACTGATCGGCCAACTGCCTCCTAGCCGCGAAACGGCCTATGCTGCCATTACGTTGGCTAAGTCCTACCAGCCCAGTCGCGCCACGCTGAATTGCGTTCCAGGAGTTCACCAAGCCGAGGCCCAGCGTTGGCTAGAGCAGGCCCAGGCCATTGCTATCCGCATTGATGATGACCGAGCAGCGTCCTTTGCTCTGGGTGAACTGGGCCACCTGAGCCAGTGCCGGGGCGATTTGCCGACTGCTCTTAGCTTTACTCAGCAGGCACTCTGGGCCGCCGATCAGGCTTTGGTTTCGACCGACAGCACCTACCTGTGGCAGTGGCAGCTAGGGCGAATTTATCGGGCGCAGGGGCAGCAGGCGCAGGCCCTAGCGGCTTACCAAGAGGCTATAGCCACCCTAGAGGTGATTCGCAACGACATTTTGATTGCTGACCAGGAGCTGCAGTTTGACTTTCGAGACACGGTCGCACCGATTTACCGGGAGCTGATTGCTCTCCAGCTAGAGCCAGAAGGTGCGATCGCACTTCCCAAGCAGGCAACCTCAGTCAACCTGGAGGCCGCCCTGACTACCGCCGACTCGCTCAAGCTGGCTGAACTGCAGAGCTACTTTGGCAGCGACTGCGTGATTGCCCCCATCAGCCAAACGCGGGTAGACCAGGTCAGCGCCAGCTCGGCCACTACTGTCATCAGCTCCATCATTTTGCCGGAGCGCACTGCGCTTATTGCCCGCTTCCCCGATGGGTCGCAGCAGCTAGCTTGGGTAGACGACAGTTCGCTGCTGCAAAAGACTGTCGTTGACTTTCGCATTCGGCTGCAGCGCTACCGCGACCCCGCCTTTGACAGCAGCAGCAGCCAACAGCTCTACGCCTGGCTGATCCAGCCCTTTGAATCTGCCCTGCAGGCCAGCGGTACCACGACTCTAGTGTTTGTGCAGGATGGCGTGTTGCGCAGTGTGCCGATGGCGGCTCTGTACGACGGCCAGCATTACCTGATCGAGCGCTATGCCGTGGCCACTACGCCCTCTCTAACGCTGACCGATTTTCGGCCCCTGCGGGAAGAAAATTTGCAGGCCCTGGCCCTAGGTCTGAGTCAAAGTATCACGACCGCCGATGGTCAGTCTTTCATTCCCCTGCGCAATGTGCCCACCGAGATTAATACGGTGCTCACTCAGTTTCCGGGAAGTCAGGCGCTGCTCAATGGTGAGTTTAGCCGCGAGCGATTGGGGCAAACCTTGGCTCAGCGGCCCTTTCCGCTGCTGCATGTAGCCACTCACGGCCAGTTTGGGGGCGATCCTAAAGACACGTTCATCGTCACTGGCAAGGGCGAAAAGCTCACCTTTGGCGAACTGGAGCGCCTAATTCGCGGCAGCTCGCCCAATGCTGAGCCGCTTGAGCTGATCTCTCTGACGGCCTGCGAAACGGCCGTGGGCGATGATCGCTCGACCTTGGGGCTGGCAGGCGTGGCGATTCGTGCTGGGGCGCGCAGTGCGATCGCATCTCTCTGGACCATCGACGATGCCACCACCGCCCAGCTCGTCAGCGGTTTCTATACTGGGCTGATCAAGCCTGAGCTTAACAAAGCTCAGGCTCTACAGGCAGCCCAAAAAGCAGTCATTGCAGCGGGCGGCGATGGAGCCCACCCCGCTTACTGGGCACCGCTGATCGTAGTGGGCAACTGGCTATAG
- a CDS encoding ATP-binding protein, with product MSRILILVEQTENRRLLAEWLERYYEVVVGESVVQAGKAVPLLNEPLDLCILDGSALHHSWEWVRARKQAEQPVFLPVLLITLRADVKLLTRHLWQTVDELVSKPIEKLELQARVEMLLRSRRLSLELQTALEQERELKELKSRFVSMVSHEFRNPLNVISGFARLLEQHNLPPERRTDFSQRIQTAVESMTALLDDVLAVGKVEMSGLAANAPLLEIEPFCRKLIEEIKVGTGTNHIVQVDCEDERLMASVNESLLRQVLTNLVSNAIKYSAPQSTVWLKLKCQAEAVIFQVQDEGIGIPSVDQTRLFESFYRASNVGKIPGTGLGLAIVKQVVEQAGGTISVTSEVDVGTTFTVTLPTNK from the coding sequence ATGAGCCGAATTTTGATCCTTGTTGAGCAAACGGAAAATCGCCGCCTCCTAGCAGAGTGGCTTGAACGATACTACGAGGTCGTAGTCGGAGAATCTGTGGTGCAGGCAGGGAAAGCCGTTCCACTGCTAAACGAACCGCTTGACCTGTGCATTCTAGATGGTTCGGCCTTACATCATTCATGGGAATGGGTACGGGCCAGAAAACAAGCCGAGCAGCCTGTATTTTTGCCAGTCCTACTGATTACGCTCCGGGCGGATGTCAAACTGTTGACGCGGCATCTCTGGCAAACCGTCGATGAACTCGTTAGCAAACCGATCGAAAAGTTGGAGTTGCAGGCACGGGTGGAAATGTTGTTGCGATCGCGACGGCTCTCCCTTGAGCTTCAAACTGCACTAGAGCAAGAACGCGAACTCAAAGAGCTAAAGTCTCGTTTCGTTTCAATGGTTTCCCATGAATTTCGCAATCCCCTCAATGTCATTTCTGGGTTTGCTCGCCTATTAGAGCAGCACAACTTGCCACCGGAACGCCGAACCGACTTTTCCCAACGGATTCAAACAGCAGTCGAATCCATGACGGCTTTGCTCGACGATGTTCTGGCGGTCGGCAAAGTTGAAATGAGTGGATTGGCTGCTAATGCTCCGCTGCTGGAGATCGAGCCGTTCTGCCGCAAATTGATTGAAGAAATCAAAGTCGGCACGGGAACCAATCACATAGTTCAGGTCGATTGCGAAGACGAGCGCTTGATGGCCAGCGTCAATGAATCGCTACTGCGACAGGTTCTGACGAATCTAGTGTCTAACGCGATCAAATATTCAGCGCCTCAAAGCACCGTCTGGCTTAAATTGAAGTGCCAAGCAGAGGCCGTAATCTTTCAAGTACAGGATGAGGGCATTGGCATTCCCTCAGTTGATCAAACACGGTTGTTTGAATCCTTTTATCGTGCCAGCAATGTCGGTAAGATTCCGGGAACTGGCCTGGGGTTGGCAATTGTAAAACAGGTGGTTGAGCAAGCAGGTGGAACGATCTCAGTAACCAGTGAGGTGGATGTTGGCACAACGTTCACCGTAACTTTGCCGACCAACAAATAA